ttatccatggGTAAgaattgaataatatttcttttttctttttttttttaattttttcctgttgttgagactttgatttttaattgtctgatttttttttaaaatggtaGATACAGTTAGCAGGACATCAAGGTAACTTTAGAGCCGGTCCAACACCTGGTAcgattctaaaaaaattgtgtctACAAGAGGAAGCCTGTTTCCGTTTATTAATGAATGACGTATTAAGACCATACGTGCCGGAGTTCAAAGGTGTATTAGACGTAAGAGAAGAAGAGGGACATCAGAATCAAGAATCAGACATTAAAAGTCCCGATGACACAACTTGCAACAGCAACTCGATAGTGACATCGTATTTGCAGTTGCAAGACTTACTCGGTGACTTTGAGGAGCCCTGTGTGATGGACTGCAAGGTCGGTGTGCGAACTTACTTAGAGTCCGAGCTGGCAAAAGCCAAAGAGCACCCGAAGCTACGGAAAGACATGTACGAAAAAATGATCCAAATAGATCCTACGGCACCGAGTTTGGAGGAGAAGAGACTGCAGGGTGTTACTAAACCGAGATATATGGTCTGGCGCGAGACGATATCAAGTACTGCCACCCTTGGATTCCGAGTTGAAGGAGTTAAACTCACTCATGGTAGTTCATCCAAGGATTTCAAGACAACAAAAACTCGGGAACAAGTTACAGAAGCCCTGAAATATTTCGTTGAAAATCATCCGCATGCTGTTCCTAAATATTTGCAACGTCTCAAGGCCATAAGAGCGACCTTAAAAACTTCACCTTTCTTCGCAACACATGAAATTGTCGGATCAAGTCTTCTTTTTGTTCATGATTCTAAAAATGCCGGTGTATGGATGATTGATTTCGCAAAGACGCTGCCTCTACCATCGACGATGCCAAGTATTCGACACGACGCCGAGTGGGAAGTCGGTAATCACGAAGA
The Microplitis mediator isolate UGA2020A chromosome 6, iyMicMedi2.1, whole genome shotgun sequence genome window above contains:
- the LOC130670243 gene encoding inositol-trisphosphate 3-kinase A isoform X2 translates to MQDTCGMMIPTIVYTKPSLSDCSYDEDKSNGSAAGSESSKKFVRHRRPSRSRVRRNSRRLSINRDEYSSSSSRSPSPSTNHYFNESLIKFSGDVNFADDEDDDVGKNKSGCKNNSTGYGQYLQLLQVPQINSLNLEWGEPSGDDLSSEWESDYSEGQHIQIIDTNHTLPKSSAWKKLKNIIQWAPFFQTYKKKSYPWIQLAGHQGNFRAGPTPGTILKKLCLQEEACFRLLMNDVLRPYVPEFKGVLDVREEEGHQNQESDIKSPDDTTCNSNSIVTSYLQLQDLLGDFEEPCVMDCKVGVRTYLESELAKAKEHPKLRKDMYEKMIQIDPTAPSLEEKRLQGVTKPRYMVWRETISSTATLGFRVEGVKLTHGSSSKDFKTTKTREQVTEALKYFVENHPHAVPKYLQRLKAIRATLKTSPFFATHEIVGSSLLFVHDSKNAGVWMIDFAKTLPLPSTMPSIRHDAEWEVGNHEDGYLIGVNNLIDIFEDIKNSEKL
- the LOC130670243 gene encoding inositol-trisphosphate 3-kinase B isoform X3, encoding MDKTDNKMGDEKTPRSSRSSSQSLTTSPSLNLMEQLLLAKMEIISLTDHADNNINIHNSNSNVNVNSNSAVSKKKSLMVRANSLDSQTSASTLYSTSSADSPNSNRYCKCDDCLLGIVDKHKRLMPTSLNRKKSSAWKKLKNIIQWAPFFQTYKKKSYPWIQLAGHQGNFRAGPTPGTILKKLCLQEEACFRLLMNDVLRPYVPEFKGVLDVREEEGHQNQESDIKSPDDTTCNSNSIVTSYLQLQDLLGDFEEPCVMDCKVGVRTYLESELAKAKEHPKLRKDMYEKMIQIDPTAPSLEEKRLQGVTKPRYMVWRETISSTATLGFRVEGVKLTHGSSSKDFKTTKTREQVTEALKYFVENHPHAVPKYLQRLKAIRATLKTSPFFATHEIVGSSLLFVHDSKNAGVWMIDFAKTLPLPSTMPSIRHDAEWEVGNHEDGYLIGVNNLIDIFEDIKNSEKL